A single Vigna radiata var. radiata cultivar VC1973A chromosome 8, Vradiata_ver6, whole genome shotgun sequence DNA region contains:
- the LOC106772439 gene encoding myosin-binding protein 7-like gives MASEVVPSSRDLLKCCNCGCGCSTLAQSSGVWIRSVKRKHDEFKMDGQLAMPAFAKVEIENECVALREMVSMQQKTIQDLNAELEEERNSSSTAANEAMSMILRLQREKAEVQMEARQFKRFSEEKMQHDQEELLSLEDLLYKREQIIQSLTCEVQAYKHRLMSFGLTEEEAEGDQYELPPYEYPPLKCSVVHGATDADIDDTDIEKYAFGETPTVQLRSLENRISQMEKTPTYTQMDGDFTVKNSLEKVIVGQSPRRNKHSRKLSSDSTSIGGMVKETGPESTMDSPKRNNNNKRDYFSKSEEASKVDNVSEGDDTNDRIYTIDSVHSGAPYNGFTDSKAETIDYEDYATTPMGSGNHATEFEDPYVKKLYMRLQALEADRESMRQAIISMRTDKAQLVLLKEIAQHLCKEMSPQRKMAKKPSFAGNSALFSIVKWVSSVVFWRKRAHQSKYMFGLPPESVGLLMLLDKGTRARPWRCVSSTQVGD, from the exons ATGGCTTCGGAAGTAGTTCCATCTTCCAGGGATTTATTGAAATGTTGCAATTGTGGGTGTGGTTGCTCGACGTTAGCTCAATCTTCGGGGGTTTGGATTCGATCTGTTAAACGAAAGCATGATGAGTTCAAAATGGATGGTCAACTGGCCATGCCGGCGTTTGCAAAGGTCGAAATTGAGAATGAATGTGTGGCCTTGCGTGAGATGGTCAGTATGCAGCAGAAAACCATTCAAGATTTGAATGCTGAGTTGGAGGAGGAGAGAAATTCTTCATCAACTGCGGCTAATGAGGCCATGTCAATGATATTGAGGCTGCAGAGGGAAAAGGCAGAGGTTCAAATGGAGGCGCGCCAATTCAAGCGATTTTCGGAGGAGAAGATGCAACATGACCAGGAGGAACTTCTATCTTTGGAAGATTTATTGTACAAGAGGGAACAGATCATTCAGTCACTTACTTGTGAAGTTCAGGCTTACAAGCACAGGTTGATGAGTTTTGGTCTTACCGAGGAGGAGGCCGAGGGTGACCAATATGAACTTCCACCCTATGAATATCCTCCTTTGAAATGTAGTGTGGTGCATGGTGCTACAGATGCTGATATCGATGACACGGATATAGAGAAATATGCTTTTGGTGAAACTCCAACTGTCCAATTGAGGAGCTTGGAAAATAGGATTTCTCAAATGGAGAAAACTCCCACTTATACCCAGATGGATGGGGATTTTACAGTGAAAAATAGTCTAGAGAAAGTAATTGTTGGACAGTCTCCAAGAAGGAATAAGCATTCTAGGAAACTTTCCTCTGACTCAACATCAATTGGTGGGATGGTTAAAGAAACAGGACCCGAGTCTACCATGGATTCTCCCAAGCgcaataataacaataagagAGATTATTTCTCGAAGTCAGAGGAAGCTTCCAAGGTAGATAATGTATCAGAAGGTGATGATACGAATGACAGAATTTATACAATTGACTCTGTTCATAGTGGCGCACCATATAATGGTTTCACAGATTCTAAAGCTGAAACTATTGATTACGAAGATTATGCAACCACTCCAATGGGGTCAGGGAATCATGCTACTGAATTTGAGGATCCCTACGTAAAGAAGCTTTACATGAGGCTGCAGGCACTTGAGGCTGATAGGGAATCAATGAGGCAGGCAATCATTTCAATGCGCACGGATAAAGCACAACTTGTGTTGCTGAAGGAAATAGCTCAACATCTGTGCAAAGAGATGTCACCGCAAAGAAAAATGGCAAAAAAACCTAGTTTTGCAGGCAACTCTGCATTATTTTCAATTGTTAAG TGGGTTTCTTCAGTTGTTTTCTGGAGAAAGAGAGCTCATCAAAGCAA GTATATGTTTGGTCTACCGCCTGAAAGTGTTGGCTTGCTGATGCTCCTAGACAAGGGAACACGAGCAAGACCATGGAGATGCGTTTCAAGTACACAAGTGGGCGATTAA
- the LOC111242232 gene encoding pentatricopeptide repeat-containing protein At1g80550, mitochondrial-like, producing the protein MRRLILISSRSNLLPPFQFQTLSTATVTERPFPTPPPPDEATVRQTLLSFNNDWKRALEFFDWVEESHSHCNFRHSTDTFNLMLDILAKFFEFDLCWHLIRRMHSHPSSPPNHTTFRVIFKRYVSAHLVQDAIDTFHRLEEFNLKDHTSFSHLVDALCEYKHVLEAQDLVFSKDTPVDTIGNTKIHNMVLRGWFKLGWWSKCNEFWEEMDRKGVQKDLHSYSIYMDILCKAGKPWKAVKLFKEVTKKGFQLDVMVYNILIRAIGXSQGVDFSIRVFREMKELGINPTIVTYNTLIRLLCDCYRHKEALALLRTMAQDGCHPTAISYHCFFASMEKPKQILAMFDDMIEGGVRPSMDTYVMLLNKFGRWGFLRPVFMIWNRMEQLGCSPDAAAYNALIDALVDKGLIDLARKYDEEMLAKGLLPKPRKELGTKLLGGESADLLDEYSQSTIQTHNVPLV; encoded by the coding sequence ATGCGtcgtttgattttgatttcatcACGTTCAAATCTACTTCcaccttttcaatttcaaaccTTATCCACAGCCACCGTCACAGAGAGGCCTTTTCCTACCCCTCCACCTCCCGATGAGGCCACCGTTCGCCAAACGCTGCTCTCCTTCAACAATGACTGGAAGCGAGCCCTGGAGTTCTTCGATTGGGTGGAGGAATCTCACTCCCACTGCAACTTTCGCCACTCCACTGACACCTTCAACCTCATGCTCGACATCCTGGCCAAGTTCTTCGAGTTCGATCTCTGTTGGCACCTCATTCGCCGCATGCACTCCCACCCCTCCTCTCCCCCCAACCATACCACATTCCGTGTCATCTTTAAGCGCTATGTTTCCGCCCATCTTGTCCAAGATGCCATTGACACCTTCCACCGCCTTGAAGAGTTCAACCTCAAGGACCACACCTCCTTCTCCCACCTCGTAGATGCCCTCTGCGAGTACAAGCACGTCCTCGAGGCACAAGACCTTGTCTTCTCTAAAGACACACCCGTCGACACAATTGGAAACACCAAGATCCACAACATGGTTCTCCGTGGGTGGTTCAAATTGGGGTGGTGGAGCAAATGCAACGAGTTCTGGGAGGAGATGGATAGAAAAGGGGTTCAAAAGGACTTGCACTCATATTCAATTTACATGGATATTCTGTGCAAAGCTGGAAAACCTTGGAAGGCTGTCAAATTGTTCAAAGAGGTTACCAAGAAGGGTTTCCAATTAGATGTTATGGTTTATAACATTCTCATTCGAGCCATTGGTNTTTCCCAAGGGGTTGATTTCTCAATTAGGGTTTTCCGTGAAATGAAGGAGTTGGGTATTAACCCCACTATTGTCACTTACAACACTTTGATTAGGCTTTTGTGTGATTGCTACAGACACAAGGAGGCACTTGCCTTGCTTCGAACCATGGCTCAGGATGGTTGCCACCCCACTGCCATTTCTTACCATTGTTTTTTTGCCTCTATGGAGAAGCCTAAACAGATACTTGCTATGTTTGATGACATGATAGAAGGTGGGGTTAGGCCCAGCATGGACACCTATGTCATGCTCCTGAACAAGTTTGGTAGGTGGGGGTTTCTTCGCCCAGTTTTCATGATATGGAATAGAATGGAGCAACTTGGGTGTAGTCCTGATGCAGCAGCTTACAATGCCTTGATAGATGCTCTTGTAGACAAGGGGTTGATAGATTTGGCTAGAAAGTACGATGAGGAGATGTTAGCGAAAGGACTTTTACCTAAGCCAAGAAAAGAGTTGGGGACAAAGCTGTTAGGAGGAGAATCTGCTGATTTATTGGACGAGTATTCTCAAAGTACCATACAGACACACAACGTTCCACTAGTCTAG